The Streptomyces sp. NBC_01268 genome window below encodes:
- a CDS encoding ABC transporter ATP-binding protein — protein MADHTEGRVPTVIADNVHIVYRVNGAGGGKGSATAALSRIIKRKKGDAERGVRKVHAVRGVSFTAYRGEAIGLIGTNGSGKSTLLRAIAGLLPTESGKVYTDGQPSLLGVNAALMSDLTGERNVILGGLAMGMSREEVKSRYQDIVDFSGINEKGDFISLPMRTYSSGMGARLRFAIAAAKQHDVLMIDEALATGDRKFQIRSEQRIRELRKEAGTVFLVSHSNKSIRDTCDRVLWLEKGELLMDGPTDEVIAAYERETGK, from the coding sequence GTGGCTGACCACACCGAGGGCCGGGTGCCCACCGTCATCGCGGACAACGTCCACATCGTCTACCGCGTCAACGGCGCGGGCGGCGGCAAGGGCAGTGCCACCGCAGCGCTGAGCCGCATCATCAAGCGCAAGAAGGGCGACGCCGAGCGCGGTGTCCGGAAGGTGCACGCGGTGCGCGGCGTCTCCTTCACCGCGTACCGGGGCGAGGCCATCGGCCTCATCGGCACCAACGGCTCGGGCAAGTCGACCCTGCTGCGCGCCATCGCGGGCCTGCTCCCCACCGAGAGCGGCAAGGTCTACACCGACGGCCAGCCCTCGCTGCTCGGCGTCAACGCGGCGCTGATGAGCGACCTGACCGGCGAGCGCAACGTGATCCTCGGCGGCCTCGCCATGGGCATGAGCCGCGAAGAGGTCAAGAGCCGATATCAGGACATCGTCGACTTCTCCGGGATCAACGAGAAGGGCGACTTCATCTCGCTGCCGATGCGGACCTACTCGTCCGGCATGGGCGCCCGGCTCCGCTTCGCCATCGCGGCCGCCAAGCAGCACGACGTCCTCATGATCGACGAGGCGCTGGCGACCGGCGACCGCAAGTTCCAGATCCGCTCCGAGCAGCGCATCCGCGAGCTGCGCAAGGAGGCGGGCACGGTCTTCCTGGTCAGCCACAGCAACAAGTCGATCAGGGACACCTGCGACCGCGTGCTCTGGCTGGAGAAGGGCGAGCTGCTCATGGACGGCCCGACCGACGAGGTCATCGCCGCCTACGAGCGGGAGACCGGCAAGTAA